One Candidatus Dormiibacterota bacterium DNA window includes the following coding sequences:
- a CDS encoding AAA family ATPase produces MDRRRLFDRRRECDALDRLLGAVHEGRSGVLVLRGEAGIGKTALLDYAAAAASGCRVARVTGVESEMEFAFAGLHRLCGPEMLSRLDRLPGPQRDALGSAFGLTEGGAPDRFLVGLAVLSLLADVAEEQPLLCVVEDAHWVDRESAHVLAIAARRLHAESVAMLFAIREPCATRDFEGLPELLIEGLPDRYARELLESVTPGGVDARVCDRIVAETRGNPLALLELPRGVEPAELAAGFGVPGTPPVPHRIEESFVRRVERLPAETRLLLLVAAVEPTGEAQLLWRAAGRLGIGVDAVSPAQADGLLQVGTRITFRHPLVRSAVYGAASPDQRRAVHGALAGAIDPDLDPERRAWHLAQAAPGPDEALADQLERAADRAQDRGNLAAAATLLDRAAALTPDPGRRAERLLTAAQANLDAGSAAAASGLLDAADEELLDELGRARLERMRARIAFVTGRGRDAPPLLLRAARRLEPLDVRLARESYLEAFDAAMFASSPTSGSAVIEVAEAARAAPPAPQPPHPNDLLLDGLAAIWTEGYSAAVPKLKQALDAFLHGDDLRRLQPAVRTAWDLFDLDTALALATRGVQFARDTGALTLLPLALTNLAGATVMSGDLAGAAALIEEGRSITTATGSAPISSHEVYLAGWRGLESDYVRLADEMLEDADARGEGVAIAIIEYSTAILHNGLGNHATALAAAQRARVTGPTMGWAIPELVEAAARVGQLELARPSALRLSKLARSSGTELALGLSACSLALVTEAGDAENLFREALDRLSRTRARPHLARAHLLYGEWLRGEGRRVDAREQLRTAHEMFVSMGAEAFASRAERELVGTGERAPRPRDEIPGRLTAQEAYIARLADEGLSNQQIGTRLFLSPRTVEYHLGKVFTKLGIGSRTELGGVLCHVADAAQARRRRP; encoded by the coding sequence ATGGACCGGAGGCGACTTTTCGACCGCCGCAGGGAGTGCGACGCTCTCGACCGGCTGCTCGGGGCCGTCCATGAGGGCCGCAGCGGTGTGCTGGTGCTCCGCGGCGAGGCCGGGATCGGCAAGACCGCGCTCCTCGACTATGCCGCCGCGGCGGCGTCGGGCTGTCGCGTCGCCAGGGTCACCGGCGTCGAGTCCGAGATGGAGTTCGCGTTCGCCGGTCTGCACCGGCTCTGCGGGCCGGAGATGCTCAGCCGGCTCGACCGTCTGCCCGGGCCACAGCGTGATGCTCTGGGCTCCGCCTTCGGCCTGACCGAGGGCGGAGCACCGGACCGCTTTCTCGTCGGGCTCGCCGTGCTCAGCCTGCTGGCGGACGTCGCCGAGGAGCAGCCACTGCTGTGCGTCGTCGAGGATGCCCACTGGGTCGACCGGGAGTCGGCCCACGTGCTGGCGATCGCCGCGCGCCGCCTCCACGCCGAGTCGGTCGCCATGCTCTTCGCCATCCGCGAGCCCTGCGCGACGCGGGACTTCGAGGGTCTCCCCGAGCTGCTCATCGAGGGGCTGCCCGACCGGTACGCCCGCGAGCTGCTCGAGTCGGTCACCCCGGGCGGGGTCGACGCGCGGGTGTGCGACCGGATCGTCGCCGAGACCCGGGGGAACCCGCTCGCCCTGCTCGAGCTGCCCCGGGGGGTGGAGCCGGCGGAGCTGGCCGCCGGGTTCGGGGTGCCGGGCACACCCCCGGTCCCCCACCGGATCGAGGAGAGCTTCGTGCGACGCGTCGAGCGGCTGCCCGCCGAGACCCGGCTGCTGCTGCTCGTGGCGGCGGTCGAGCCGACCGGCGAGGCGCAGCTGCTGTGGCGGGCGGCGGGGCGACTCGGCATCGGCGTCGACGCGGTGTCCCCCGCACAGGCCGACGGTCTTCTGCAGGTGGGCACCCGGATCACCTTTCGCCATCCCCTGGTGCGTTCCGCCGTGTATGGGGCGGCGTCGCCGGATCAGCGTCGCGCCGTCCACGGGGCCCTCGCCGGCGCCATCGACCCCGATCTGGATCCCGAGCGCCGGGCGTGGCACCTCGCCCAGGCCGCGCCCGGCCCGGACGAGGCGCTGGCGGACCAGCTCGAGCGCGCGGCGGACCGTGCCCAGGATCGAGGAAACCTGGCGGCGGCGGCCACCCTCCTCGACCGGGCTGCCGCGCTCACACCCGACCCCGGCCGCCGGGCCGAGCGCCTGCTCACCGCGGCCCAGGCGAACCTGGACGCGGGATCGGCCGCCGCCGCGTCGGGGCTCCTCGACGCCGCCGACGAGGAGCTCCTCGACGAGCTGGGACGCGCCCGGCTCGAGCGGATGCGGGCTCGGATCGCCTTCGTCACCGGGCGTGGCCGCGACGCGCCTCCTCTGCTCCTCAGGGCGGCGCGGCGGCTCGAGCCGCTCGACGTCCGGCTGGCACGGGAGAGCTACCTCGAGGCGTTCGACGCGGCGATGTTCGCCAGCTCGCCCACCAGCGGGTCGGCGGTGATCGAGGTGGCGGAGGCGGCCCGCGCGGCCCCGCCGGCGCCGCAGCCGCCGCATCCGAACGATCTGCTGCTCGACGGCCTCGCGGCGATCTGGACGGAGGGGTACTCCGCGGCGGTGCCCAAGCTGAAGCAGGCGCTCGACGCATTTCTCCACGGCGACGATCTCCGCCGGCTCCAGCCCGCGGTGCGCACCGCATGGGATCTGTTCGACCTGGACACCGCGCTCGCCCTCGCCACCCGCGGGGTGCAGTTCGCCCGCGACACCGGCGCGCTGACCCTGCTCCCGCTCGCGCTCACCAACCTGGCCGGCGCGACCGTGATGAGCGGCGACCTCGCCGGGGCGGCGGCGCTGATCGAGGAGGGGAGGTCGATCACCACCGCGACCGGGAGTGCGCCCATCTCCTCGCACGAGGTCTACCTCGCGGGCTGGCGCGGCCTCGAATCGGACTACGTCCGGCTCGCCGACGAGATGCTCGAGGACGCCGACGCTCGGGGAGAGGGGGTGGCGATCGCCATCATCGAGTACTCGACCGCGATCCTCCACAACGGCCTGGGGAACCATGCCACGGCGCTTGCGGCCGCACAGCGCGCGCGGGTGACGGGCCCGACCATGGGCTGGGCCATCCCCGAGCTCGTCGAGGCGGCAGCGCGCGTCGGTCAGCTCGAGCTCGCGCGCCCCTCCGCACTCAGGCTCTCCAAGCTCGCGAGGTCCAGCGGGACCGAGCTGGCGCTGGGACTGAGCGCCTGCTCCCTCGCGCTCGTGACCGAGGCCGGGGACGCGGAGAACCTCTTCCGTGAGGCGCTCGACCGGCTGAGCCGCACCCGCGCCCGGCCGCACCTGGCGCGCGCCCATCTCCTCTACGGCGAGTGGCTGCGCGGCGAGGGACGGCGGGTCGACGCCCGCGAGCAGCTGCGGACCGCCCACGAGATGTTCGTGTCGATGGGCGCGGAGGCCTTCGCGAGCCGTGCCGAACGCGAGCTGGTCGGCACCGGCGAGCGCGCACCCCGACCGAGGGACGAGATCCCGGGTCGCCTCACCGCGCAGGAGGCGTACATCGCCCGCCTCGCCGACGAGGGGCTCTCCAACCAGCAGATCGGCACCCGCCTCTTCCTGAGCCCGCGCACCGTCGAGTACCACCTCGGCAAGGTGTTCACCAAGCTCGGCATCGGCTCGCGGACCGAGCTCGGGGGCGTTCTCTGCCACGTTGCGGATGCGGCGCAGGCGCGGCGGCGGAGACCGTAG